From a region of the Cucumis sativus cultivar 9930 chromosome 6, Cucumber_9930_V3, whole genome shotgun sequence genome:
- the LOC101206261 gene encoding inositol-phosphate phosphatase isoform X1, translating to MVMSSPNYKIFQNKSLDSLQGFLAAAVDAAKKAGQLIQEKFYQTKHVEHKGEVDLVTETDKACEDLVFSHLKQCFPSHKFIGEETSAAYGTMELTDEPTWIVDPIDGTTNFVHGYPFVCVSIGLTIGKVPTVGVVFNPIIDELFTGIRGQGAYLNGKAIKVSSQDQLIKCLLASETGTSREKSTIDDITGRINRLLFKVRSLRINGSCALSLCDVACGRIDLFYINCYGGPWDAAAGAVILTEAGGLVYDPSGRDFDITATRLAASNPLLKETFVEALAHP from the exons ATGGTCATGTCATCACCTAActacaaaattttccaaaataagaGCTTAG ATTCCCTTCAGGGCTTTCTCGCCGCTGCTGTCGATGCCGCCAAGAAAGCCGGACAG tTGATCCAGGAGAAATTTTACCAGACCAAACATGTCGAACACAAAGGAGAG GTGGATTTGGTTACTGAAACTGACAAAGCTTGTGAAGATCTTGTGTTTAGTCATCTCAAGCAGTGTTTCCCATCGCACAAG TTCATTGGAGAAGAGACTAGTGCAGCTTATGGTACTATGGAGCTGACTGATGAGCCCACATGGATTGTTGATCCCATTGATGGAACTACGAACTTCGTTCACGG atATCCTTTTGTTTGTGTCTCAATTGGTTTAACTATTGGCAAAGTTCCAACAGTTGGTGTTGTATTCAATCCAATCATTGATGAG CTTTTTACTGGTATTCGTGGACAAGGTGCTTATCTCAATGGGAAAGCCATTAAAG TATCCTCCCAAGATCAACTAATCAAATGCCTTCTGGCTAGTGAG ACTGGAACTTCACGTGAAAAATCAACAATCGATGATATTACTGGCAGAATTAACAGGCTTCTCTTTAAG GTGAGATCTCTTAGGATAAATGGATCGTGTGCATTAAGTCTCTGTGATGTTGCCTGTGGAAGAATCGatctattttatataaattgcTATGGAGGTCCTTGGGACGCAGCTGCTGGCGCTGTAATCTTAACGGAAGCTGGAGGATTAGTCTATGACCC ATCTGGTAGAGATTTTGATATCACAGCTACGAGACTTGCTGCTTCTAATCCACTTCTCAAAGAGACATTTGTTGAAGCTTTGGCACATCCTTGA
- the LOC101206261 gene encoding inositol-phosphate phosphatase isoform X2 — protein sequence MVMSSPNYKIFQNKSLDSLQGFLAAAVDAAKKAGQEKFYQTKHVEHKGEVDLVTETDKACEDLVFSHLKQCFPSHKFIGEETSAAYGTMELTDEPTWIVDPIDGTTNFVHGYPFVCVSIGLTIGKVPTVGVVFNPIIDELFTGIRGQGAYLNGKAIKVSSQDQLIKCLLASETGTSREKSTIDDITGRINRLLFKVRSLRINGSCALSLCDVACGRIDLFYINCYGGPWDAAAGAVILTEAGGLVYDPSGRDFDITATRLAASNPLLKETFVEALAHP from the exons ATGGTCATGTCATCACCTAActacaaaattttccaaaataagaGCTTAG ATTCCCTTCAGGGCTTTCTCGCCGCTGCTGTCGATGCCGCCAAGAAAGCCGGACAG GAGAAATTTTACCAGACCAAACATGTCGAACACAAAGGAGAG GTGGATTTGGTTACTGAAACTGACAAAGCTTGTGAAGATCTTGTGTTTAGTCATCTCAAGCAGTGTTTCCCATCGCACAAG TTCATTGGAGAAGAGACTAGTGCAGCTTATGGTACTATGGAGCTGACTGATGAGCCCACATGGATTGTTGATCCCATTGATGGAACTACGAACTTCGTTCACGG atATCCTTTTGTTTGTGTCTCAATTGGTTTAACTATTGGCAAAGTTCCAACAGTTGGTGTTGTATTCAATCCAATCATTGATGAG CTTTTTACTGGTATTCGTGGACAAGGTGCTTATCTCAATGGGAAAGCCATTAAAG TATCCTCCCAAGATCAACTAATCAAATGCCTTCTGGCTAGTGAG ACTGGAACTTCACGTGAAAAATCAACAATCGATGATATTACTGGCAGAATTAACAGGCTTCTCTTTAAG GTGAGATCTCTTAGGATAAATGGATCGTGTGCATTAAGTCTCTGTGATGTTGCCTGTGGAAGAATCGatctattttatataaattgcTATGGAGGTCCTTGGGACGCAGCTGCTGGCGCTGTAATCTTAACGGAAGCTGGAGGATTAGTCTATGACCC ATCTGGTAGAGATTTTGATATCACAGCTACGAGACTTGCTGCTTCTAATCCACTTCTCAAAGAGACATTTGTTGAAGCTTTGGCACATCCTTGA
- the LOC101206261 gene encoding inositol-phosphate phosphatase isoform X4 translates to MSGNDSLQGFLAAAVDAAKKAGQEKFYQTKHVEHKGEVDLVTETDKACEDLVFSHLKQCFPSHKFIGEETSAAYGTMELTDEPTWIVDPIDGTTNFVHGYPFVCVSIGLTIGKVPTVGVVFNPIIDELFTGIRGQGAYLNGKAIKVSSQDQLIKCLLASETGTSREKSTIDDITGRINRLLFKVRSLRINGSCALSLCDVACGRIDLFYINCYGGPWDAAAGAVILTEAGGLVYDPSGRDFDITATRLAASNPLLKETFVEALAHP, encoded by the exons ATGTCGGGGAATG ATTCCCTTCAGGGCTTTCTCGCCGCTGCTGTCGATGCCGCCAAGAAAGCCGGACAG GAGAAATTTTACCAGACCAAACATGTCGAACACAAAGGAGAG GTGGATTTGGTTACTGAAACTGACAAAGCTTGTGAAGATCTTGTGTTTAGTCATCTCAAGCAGTGTTTCCCATCGCACAAG TTCATTGGAGAAGAGACTAGTGCAGCTTATGGTACTATGGAGCTGACTGATGAGCCCACATGGATTGTTGATCCCATTGATGGAACTACGAACTTCGTTCACGG atATCCTTTTGTTTGTGTCTCAATTGGTTTAACTATTGGCAAAGTTCCAACAGTTGGTGTTGTATTCAATCCAATCATTGATGAG CTTTTTACTGGTATTCGTGGACAAGGTGCTTATCTCAATGGGAAAGCCATTAAAG TATCCTCCCAAGATCAACTAATCAAATGCCTTCTGGCTAGTGAG ACTGGAACTTCACGTGAAAAATCAACAATCGATGATATTACTGGCAGAATTAACAGGCTTCTCTTTAAG GTGAGATCTCTTAGGATAAATGGATCGTGTGCATTAAGTCTCTGTGATGTTGCCTGTGGAAGAATCGatctattttatataaattgcTATGGAGGTCCTTGGGACGCAGCTGCTGGCGCTGTAATCTTAACGGAAGCTGGAGGATTAGTCTATGACCC ATCTGGTAGAGATTTTGATATCACAGCTACGAGACTTGCTGCTTCTAATCCACTTCTCAAAGAGACATTTGTTGAAGCTTTGGCACATCCTTGA
- the LOC101206261 gene encoding inositol-phosphate phosphatase isoform X3: MSGNDSLQGFLAAAVDAAKKAGQLIQEKFYQTKHVEHKGEVDLVTETDKACEDLVFSHLKQCFPSHKFIGEETSAAYGTMELTDEPTWIVDPIDGTTNFVHGYPFVCVSIGLTIGKVPTVGVVFNPIIDELFTGIRGQGAYLNGKAIKVSSQDQLIKCLLASETGTSREKSTIDDITGRINRLLFKVRSLRINGSCALSLCDVACGRIDLFYINCYGGPWDAAAGAVILTEAGGLVYDPSGRDFDITATRLAASNPLLKETFVEALAHP; encoded by the exons ATGTCGGGGAATG ATTCCCTTCAGGGCTTTCTCGCCGCTGCTGTCGATGCCGCCAAGAAAGCCGGACAG tTGATCCAGGAGAAATTTTACCAGACCAAACATGTCGAACACAAAGGAGAG GTGGATTTGGTTACTGAAACTGACAAAGCTTGTGAAGATCTTGTGTTTAGTCATCTCAAGCAGTGTTTCCCATCGCACAAG TTCATTGGAGAAGAGACTAGTGCAGCTTATGGTACTATGGAGCTGACTGATGAGCCCACATGGATTGTTGATCCCATTGATGGAACTACGAACTTCGTTCACGG atATCCTTTTGTTTGTGTCTCAATTGGTTTAACTATTGGCAAAGTTCCAACAGTTGGTGTTGTATTCAATCCAATCATTGATGAG CTTTTTACTGGTATTCGTGGACAAGGTGCTTATCTCAATGGGAAAGCCATTAAAG TATCCTCCCAAGATCAACTAATCAAATGCCTTCTGGCTAGTGAG ACTGGAACTTCACGTGAAAAATCAACAATCGATGATATTACTGGCAGAATTAACAGGCTTCTCTTTAAG GTGAGATCTCTTAGGATAAATGGATCGTGTGCATTAAGTCTCTGTGATGTTGCCTGTGGAAGAATCGatctattttatataaattgcTATGGAGGTCCTTGGGACGCAGCTGCTGGCGCTGTAATCTTAACGGAAGCTGGAGGATTAGTCTATGACCC ATCTGGTAGAGATTTTGATATCACAGCTACGAGACTTGCTGCTTCTAATCCACTTCTCAAAGAGACATTTGTTGAAGCTTTGGCACATCCTTGA
- the LOC101212043 gene encoding E3 ubiquitin-protein ligase UPL5 has product MSITEFPATVDCVHITTGSAASSASYPENEHCQLNRHHSQGHRHPCVLSKRKLDDYGPSFDEDDEDVHLFDLVSARMKKGETCAMDSSFDGRLGEGTSSDFDHRGFDDSSTSMAAETSTKSILSPYDLQFFVRTISVGNTMVMLANINDTVMSLHERIQAITRIPVFEQRLIYRGRQLQHEQSLLECSIQNNAELQLVGRMRSTEHPKAWQIVDDMVSLVLRLYRGEFVFSALEIITTLITDFLNLATEADSDPAIKQLQVFLSLSAPAALVMLYLSPIKGNKECAENLIKHFMDLLRHSSPKSLHKCCAIIVLEFCNLLRRDTPEDSLYVLCRSTLGSLLETDGIIRGMRCLESVRGPIKTPELFPFVTELANKLSIDLSSSIQSPTNALAGPSVTDIRDFTAFLLPLRNVILEQLSFHGSKLVPLYRGGSRDPSYGEEGEFLHSIYIGLLKKMDMCLHGMEAFLIDKGKGDCVIPYIGWSQYLPILKELNGISLLFEGLEEEFWAIMRSRKSSINELVIRFAKRTDDYLWILCHKDIMNSASRRHLSMLMFPEPTEDYEELQEMLIDRSQLLEESFEYITNASVEALRHGLFMEFKNEEATGPGVLREWFLLVCKSIFNPQNALFVACPNDRRRFFPNPASKVDPMHLNYFNFSGRVIALALMYKVQVGVVFDRVFFLQLAGMCISLEDIRDADPCLYNSCKQILDMDPGLVDSDALGLTFVSDFEELGTRKVVDLCPGGKDMVVNSKNREEYVKLLIENRFMKSVSEQISYFASGFTDILSGKRTHKCFFQSIELEDLDWMLYGSESAISVGDWKAHTEYNGYKETDPQISWFWKIVYGMTPEQRKNLLFFWTSLKYLPVQGFSGLTSKLYIYKSSSPYDHLPSSHTCFYRLCFPPYPSRSIMKSRLQIITQEHVGCSFGTW; this is encoded by the exons ATGTCTATCACCGAATTTCCTGCCACCGTCGACTGTGTACACATCACTACCGGCTCTGCCGCATCCTCAGCCTCCTACCCGGAAAACGAACACTGCCAGCTCAATCGCCACCACTCTCAAGGTCATCGTCATCCTTGCGTCTTGTCCAAGCGCAAGTTAGATGACTATGGTCCTAGTTTCGACGAAGACGACGAGGACGTTCACTTGTTTGACTTAGTTTCTGCTAGGATGAAGAAGGGCGAAACGTGCGCGATGGACTCTTCTTTTGATGGCCGGCTCGGTGAAGGAACTAGCTCCGACTTTGACCATCGGGGGTTTGATGATTCCTCGACCTCTATGGCGGCAGAAACCTCAACGAAGTCCATTCTCTCTCCGTACGACTTGCAATTTTTTGTTAGAACCATCTCCGTTGGGAATACTATGGTAATGCTTGCGAATATTAACGATACTGTGATGTCGCTTCATGAACGGATTCAAGCGATTACGCGTATACCAGTTTTCGAGCAGAGATTGATATATAGGGGAAGGCAACTCCAGCACGAACAGTCACTCCTCGAATGTTCGATACAGAATAATGCGGAGCTTCAATTGGTTGGTCGCATGAGGAGTACGGAGCATCCGAAAGCTTGGCAGATTGTCGACGACATGGTTTCGTTGGTTCTACGACTTTATAGAGGTGAATTTGTGTTTTCTGCTTTGGAAATCATTACTACCTTGATAACTGATTTCTTAAATTTGGCTACGGAAGCGGACTCAGATCCCGCAATTAAGCAACTCCAGGTATTCTTGTCCCTCTCTGCTCCAGCAGCGCTAGTGATGCTTTATTTGTCTCCGATCAAAGGTAATAAAGAGTGTGCCGAAAATTTGATTAAGCATTTTATGGATTTGCTTCGTCATTCAAGTCCCAAGTCGTTGCACAAGTGTTGTGCGATTATAGTAttagaattttgtaatttgctCAGGAGGGATACCCCAGAAGATAGTTTATACGTTTTATGTCGCAGTACTCTGGGATCATTGTTGGAAACTGATGGCATTATTCGTGGGATGAGATGCTTAGAAAGTGTTAGAGGACCCATCAAAACGCCtgaactttttccttttgttactGAACTGGCGAATAAATTGTCCATCGACTTATCCTCGAGCATACAGTCTCCCACAAATGCACTTGCAGGGCCTTCCGTGACTGATATTCGGGATTTTACAGCATTTTTGCTTCCCTTGCGGAATGTGATTCTAGAGCAACTGAGTTTTCATGGTTCCAAGCTCGTGCCACTGTATAGGGGAGGTTCTAGAGATCCTTCTTACGGCGAAGAGGGCGAATTTCTTCatagtatatatattggtttgTTGAAAAAGATGGATATGTGTCTTCATGGAATGGAAGCCTTCTTGATTGATAAAGGAAAGGGAGACTGTGTAATCCCCTATATTGGATGGTCTCAGTATCTTCCAATTCTAAAAGAATTGAATGGCATCTCCCTTCTCTTCGAGGGTCTTGAAGAAGAATTTTGGGCAATCATGAGGTCAAGGAAATCTTCTATTAATGAGCTTGTTATTAGATTTGCAAAACGAACTGATGATTATCTGTGGATTCTTTGCCACAAGGATATAATGAATTCTGCATCTAGAAGACATCTGTCAATGCTTATGTTTCCTGAACCAACAGAGGATTACGAGGAACTGCAGGAAATGCTTATTGATAGGTCCCAATTATTGGAAGAATCATTTGAGTACATCACTAATGCAAGTGTTGAGGCTCTACGCCATGGACTATTTATGGAATTCAAAAATGAGGAAGCTACAGGTCCTGGTGTCTTGCGAGAGTGGTTTTTGCTGGTCTGCAAGTCTATTTTTAATCCACAAAATGCACTTTTTGTTGCATGTCCTAATGATCGAAGAAGGTTCTTTCCCAACCCTG CTTCAAAGGTGGACCCCATGCATctcaattatttcaatttttctggCCGAGTTATTGCCCTTGCTTTGATGTATAAAGTGCAAGTTGGTGTTGTCTTTGATCgtgtttttttcttgcaaTTGGCTGGAATGTGTATCTCCTTAGAAGATATACGAGATGCCGATCCATGCTTGTACAATAGCTGTAAGCAGATTCTTGATATGGACCCTGGGCTTGTTGATTCAGATGCTTTAGGACTTACGTTTGTTAGTGATTTTGAGGAGCTAGGAACAAGAAAAGTTGTGGATCTTTGCCCTGGAGGCAAAGACATGGTTGTCAACAGTAAGAATCGTGAGGAATATGTTAAGCTTCTAATAGAGAACCGCTTCATGAAATCTGTCTCTGAGCAGATATCATATTTTGCAAGTGGTTTTACTGATATACTTTCTGGCAAAAGAACACACAAATGCTTTTTCCAAAGCATAGAGCTTGAAGATCTCGATTGGATGCTATATGGGAGCGAAAGTGCGATCTCTGTTGGGGATTGGAAGGCACACACTGAATACAATGGCTACAAAGAAACTGATCCTCAGATATCCTGGTTCTGGAAG ATTGTGTATGGGATGACACCGGAGCAGAGGAAGAATCTTCTGTTTTTCTGGACCTCGTTGAAATACCTTCCAGTTCAGGGTTTTAGTGGATTGACTTCAAAGCTGTACATTTACAAATCCTCATCTCCATATGATCATCTCCCTTCTTCTCATACGTGTTTTTACCGTTTATGCTTCCCTCCTTATCCCTCCAGGTCTATCATGAAAAGTCGTCTTCAAATCATCACGCAAGAGCACGTTGGATGTAGCTTTGGTACATGGTAA
- the LOC101206738 gene encoding fibrous sheath CABYR-binding protein, whose protein sequence is MATVEVESVPVVLPEPEAAPAVQPEEKVVEEPVAEETPAQEQEEEAAAPAAPEPVEEAPVATEPEVETKEEVVEEKESKPEEAEPAAEPEAPAEAEAEKKEEETKEETVEAVEEKTEEETKEVKSEDAVEESSEAAAPAEEEKPKAEE, encoded by the exons ATGGCCACTGTTGAG GTTGAATCAGTCCCAGTAGTATTGCCAGAGCCTGAGGCAGCTCCAGCAGTCCAACCTGAGGAGAAAGTTGTAGAAGAGCCAGTGGCTGAAGAAACCCCAGCTCAAGAACAGGAGGAGGAAGCTGCTGCCCCTGCTGCCCCTGAACCTGTGGAGGAGGCACCCGTCGCAACTGAACCGGAAGTCGAAACCAAGGAAGAAGTTGTAGAAGAGAAGGAGAGCAAGCCAGAGGAGGCAGAGCCTGCAGCGGAACCCGAAGCACCGGCCGAGGCCGAGGCCGAAAAGAAGGAGGAAGAGACCAAGGAGGAAACAGTGGAGGCAGTTGAGGAGAAAACAGAAGAAGAGACTAAGGAAGTGAAAAGTGAAGATGCCGTTGAAGAGAGCTCAGAAGCTGCAGCACCAGCTGAAGAAGAGAAGCCAAAAGCAGAGGAATAA
- the LOC105435947 gene encoding uncharacterized protein LOC105435947 isoform X1: protein MAFSSLQNFIRIPTSLISIPNSKNLNAAASFHTTINNSYLPPQLLSTKRRRPAASLCIQCHGGGFFSMDDDDSSDNEGPLETINKVYKSIKKKDVAKLANVIADQRPDIVDSIPFLRTRLKMRKLASHIIKGLQENLVFSIQPTTKDGSMVGIIWKVGWNKPLIKIKEGITIHFHHSYVGMLLIGNLKTLLDPLLQLMPTKMMKWNEEPKSKTRRVVSLCLSLFLLFVSLFSLQFSIR from the exons ATGGCTTTCTCTTCGTTACAAAATTTCATTCGTATCCCTACCTCATTGATTTCAATCCCAAACTCCAAAAATCTCAACGCTGCTGCCTCTTTTCACACCACAATTAATAATAGCTACCTCCCTCCCCAGCTGCTCTCGACCAAGCGTCGTCGTCCAGCGGCCTCTTTGTGCATACAATGCCATGGTGGTGGTTTTTTTTCAATGGACGATGATGACAGCAGTGATAATGAAGGCCCTCTCGAAACAAtcaacaaagtttacaaaagtataaagaagaaagacgTTGCTAAGTTGGCTAATGTAATAGCTGATCAACGTCCAGATATCGTGGATTCCATACCTTTTCTTCGAACCAGGCtg AAAATGAGGAAGCTGGCGTCTCATATCATAAAGGGATTACAAGAGAACCTTGTGTTTTCAATCCAACCAACAACAAAAGATGGATCAATGGTGGGCATTATATGGAAAGTAG GTTGGAACAAACCgctaataaaaattaaagaaggaaTCACTATCCATTTTCACCATAGCTATGTTGGAATGTTATTGATTGG AAACTTGAAGACGCTATTGgatcctcttcttcaactcaTGCCAACGAAAATG ATGAAATGGAACGAGGAGCCAAAGTCAAAAACGAGAAGAGTTGTATCTTTGTGTTTGAGTTTATTCCTACTCTTcgtctctcttttctctcttcaattttctattcgttaa
- the LOC105435947 gene encoding uncharacterized protein LOC105435947 isoform X2, whose product MAFSSLQNFIRIPTSLISIPNSKNLNAAASFHTTINNSYLPPQLLSTKRRRPAASLCIQCHGGGFFSMDDDDSSDNEGPLETINKVYKSIKKKDVAKLANVIADQRPDIVDSIPFLRTRLKMRKLASHIIKGLQENLVFSIQPTTKDGSMVGIIWKKLEDAIGSSSSTHANENDEMERGAKVKNEKSCIFVFEFIPTLRLSFLSSIFYSLIFGLQ is encoded by the exons ATGGCTTTCTCTTCGTTACAAAATTTCATTCGTATCCCTACCTCATTGATTTCAATCCCAAACTCCAAAAATCTCAACGCTGCTGCCTCTTTTCACACCACAATTAATAATAGCTACCTCCCTCCCCAGCTGCTCTCGACCAAGCGTCGTCGTCCAGCGGCCTCTTTGTGCATACAATGCCATGGTGGTGGTTTTTTTTCAATGGACGATGATGACAGCAGTGATAATGAAGGCCCTCTCGAAACAAtcaacaaagtttacaaaagtataaagaagaaagacgTTGCTAAGTTGGCTAATGTAATAGCTGATCAACGTCCAGATATCGTGGATTCCATACCTTTTCTTCGAACCAGGCtg AAAATGAGGAAGCTGGCGTCTCATATCATAAAGGGATTACAAGAGAACCTTGTGTTTTCAATCCAACCAACAACAAAAGATGGATCAATGGTGGGCATTATATGGAAA AAACTTGAAGACGCTATTGgatcctcttcttcaactcaTGCCAACGAAAATG ATGAAATGGAACGAGGAGCCAAAGTCAAAAACGAGAAGAGTTGTATCTTTGTGTTTGAGTTTATTCCTACTCTTcgtctctcttttctctcttcaattttctattcgttaatttttggattacaataa
- the LOC101207146 gene encoding uncharacterized protein LOC101207146: MLQALNLRPPPPILALSFSVSDDPTCSPLPLRRPRNPMHNWALLQSKLKCNGRFSCLFSDNRKEEQARKALESALGGKKNEFEKWNNEIKKREEVGGGSGSGGGRGGWFGSGGWFGWSDDQFWPEAQQTSLAVLGIIVMYLLVAKGELLLAVVFNPLLYALRGTRNGLTFVTSKILRKSSASNYAEVEMISNKDVSAKDRVARKWGSD; the protein is encoded by the exons ATGCTTCAGGCTCTAAATCTAAGACCCCCACCTCCCATTCTCGCCCTATCCTTCTCAGTTTCCGATGACCCAACTTGTTCCCCCCTCCCATTACGTCGCCCTCGTAATCCAATGCACAATTGGGCGCTTTTGCAGTCCAAGCTCAAGTGCAACGGCAGATTCTCATGCCTTTTCTCCGACAATCGAAAAGAG GAACAAGCAAGGAAGGCATTAGAAAGTGCACTTgggggaaagaaaaatgaatttgagaaatggaataatgaaataaagaaaagagaggaggTTGGCGGTGGCAGTGGCAGTGGTGGAGGACGAGGAGGTTGGTTTGGATCAGGCGGATGGTTTGGTTGGTCAGATGACCAATTCTGGCCAGAAGCACAACAGACCAGTCTTGCTGTTCTTGGTATAATTGTGATG taTCTCCTAGTTGCAAAGGGTGAACTGTTGCTTGCTGTTGTTTTCAACCCACTGCTTTATGCTTTGCGCGGAACAAGAAATGGATTGACTTTTGTAACTtcaaaaattttgagaaagtcCTCTGCTAGTAATTATGCTGAGGTTGAGATGATTTCAAACAAAGATGTCTCTGCCAAAGATAGAGTTGCAAGGAAATGGGGGAGCGATTGA
- the LOC101206494 gene encoding rho GDP-dissociation inhibitor 1-like isoform X1 produces MGLDNNEDGNGSLEIKKIGGVEEEKGDESVGLSIKMSETSICAAEDDEDEEGRKIELGPQCTLKAQLEKDKDDESLRRWKEQLLGSVDISAVGAETLEPEVKILSLAIRTPGRADIVLQVPEKGNPKGLWFTLKEGSRYNLIFTFKVSNNIVAGLKYANTVWKTGVKVDSSKEMLGTFSPQEEPYTHEMPEDTTPSGIFARGSYSARTKFVDDDDKCYLEFNYTFDIRKDWQSS; encoded by the exons ATGGGTCTTGACAACAATGAAGATGGAAACGGTTCTCTTGAGATTAAGAAAATAGGTGgagttgaagaagagaagggagaCGAAAGTGTTGGGTTGAGTATAAAAATGAGTGAGACTTCTATTTGTGCAGCAGaggatgatgaagatgaagaaggaaggaaGATTGAGTTGGGTCCTCAATGTACATTGAAAGCACAACTTGAGAAAGATAAg GATGATGAAAGCTTGAGAAGGTGGAAGGAACAGCTTCTAGGAAGTGTGGATATTTCAGCTGTTGGAG cagaaaCTTTAGAACCAGAAGTAAAGATTCTGAGCTTAGCGATTAGAACTCCAGGAAGGGCAGACATTGTTCTACAAGTTCCTGAGAAAGGGAATCCAAAAGGGCTATGGTTTACATTGAAAGAAGGTAGCCGTTACAACTTGATCTTCACTTTCAAAGTCAGCAATAACATTGTTGCAGGTCTCAAATATGCCAACACAGTATGGAAAACTGGTGTTAAAG tggATAGTTCAAAAGAAATGCTGGGAACTTTTAGTCCTCAGGAAGAACCTTACACTCACGAAATGCCTGAAGATACAACCCCATCTGGGATCTTTGCTCGAGGATCATATTCAGCAAGAACTAAG tttgttgatgatgatgacAAGTGCTACCTGGAATTCAACTACACATTTGATATAAGGAAAGATTGGCAATCATcttaa
- the LOC101206494 gene encoding rho GDP-dissociation inhibitor 1-like isoform X2: protein MGLDNNEDGNGSLEIKKIGGVEEEKGDESVGLSIKMSETSICAAEDDEDEEGRKIELGPQCTLKAQLEKDKDDESLRRWKEQLLGSVDISAVGETLEPEVKILSLAIRTPGRADIVLQVPEKGNPKGLWFTLKEGSRYNLIFTFKVSNNIVAGLKYANTVWKTGVKVDSSKEMLGTFSPQEEPYTHEMPEDTTPSGIFARGSYSARTKFVDDDDKCYLEFNYTFDIRKDWQSS from the exons ATGGGTCTTGACAACAATGAAGATGGAAACGGTTCTCTTGAGATTAAGAAAATAGGTGgagttgaagaagagaagggagaCGAAAGTGTTGGGTTGAGTATAAAAATGAGTGAGACTTCTATTTGTGCAGCAGaggatgatgaagatgaagaaggaaggaaGATTGAGTTGGGTCCTCAATGTACATTGAAAGCACAACTTGAGAAAGATAAg GATGATGAAAGCTTGAGAAGGTGGAAGGAACAGCTTCTAGGAAGTGTGGATATTTCAGCTGTTGGAG aaaCTTTAGAACCAGAAGTAAAGATTCTGAGCTTAGCGATTAGAACTCCAGGAAGGGCAGACATTGTTCTACAAGTTCCTGAGAAAGGGAATCCAAAAGGGCTATGGTTTACATTGAAAGAAGGTAGCCGTTACAACTTGATCTTCACTTTCAAAGTCAGCAATAACATTGTTGCAGGTCTCAAATATGCCAACACAGTATGGAAAACTGGTGTTAAAG tggATAGTTCAAAAGAAATGCTGGGAACTTTTAGTCCTCAGGAAGAACCTTACACTCACGAAATGCCTGAAGATACAACCCCATCTGGGATCTTTGCTCGAGGATCATATTCAGCAAGAACTAAG tttgttgatgatgatgacAAGTGCTACCTGGAATTCAACTACACATTTGATATAAGGAAAGATTGGCAATCATcttaa